From a single Flavobacterium sp. genomic region:
- a CDS encoding LolA family protein — MNKINIQMTRFLQVAIALLIGFSLQAQDAKKAKELLDEVSDKVKSYNNIVIDFKYSLNNPKENINQESKGNVTLQGNLYNLNFMGVSKIFDGKKVYTIVPEDEEVTIANFDAKDDNAITPNKMLTFFNSGYKYAWDIPQNLKGRKIQFIKLTPISNKDQRKEILIGIDVQTKHIYTIIEVGKNGTKTTLTVNSFKTNQPLSKNHFTFTKSKYPNYYINKLD, encoded by the coding sequence ATGAACAAAATTAATATCCAAATGACACGTTTTTTACAAGTTGCAATCGCATTACTTATTGGTTTTTCATTACAAGCACAAGATGCTAAAAAAGCAAAAGAATTATTAGACGAAGTATCTGACAAAGTAAAATCGTATAATAACATTGTGATTGACTTTAAATACTCTTTAAACAATCCAAAAGAGAACATAAACCAAGAAAGTAAAGGAAACGTTACACTTCAAGGAAATTTATACAACCTAAATTTCATGGGAGTAAGCAAAATTTTTGATGGAAAAAAAGTATATACTATTGTTCCTGAAGATGAAGAAGTTACTATTGCTAATTTTGATGCGAAAGACGATAATGCCATCACTCCAAATAAAATGTTGACATTCTTTAATTCAGGCTATAAATACGCTTGGGACATTCCTCAGAATCTAAAAGGACGAAAAATTCAATTCATAAAATTAACCCCTATTAGCAACAAAGACCAACGAAAAGAAATCTTAATTGGAATTGATGTACAAACCAAACACATCTACACGATTATTGAAGTAGGCAAAAATGGGACAAAAACAACTTTAACTGTTAATTCTTTTAAAACAAATCAGCCATTATCGAAAAATCATTTTACCTTTACCAAATCAAAATATCCTAATTATTACATCAATAAATTAGACTAA
- the ribB gene encoding 3,4-dihydroxy-2-butanone-4-phosphate synthase has protein sequence MSKNIQLNTIEEAIEDIRQGKVIIVVDDEDRENEGDFLAAAEKVTPEMINFMATHGRGLICAPLTESRCKELELHAMVRNNTDHMETAFTVSVDLKGKGVSTGISASDRALTIQALIDTETKPYDLARPGHIFPLIAKQGGVLRRTGHTEAAIDFARLAGFKPAGVIVEIMNEDGTMARLPELVEVAKKFDLKLVSIEDLVAYRMQHDSLIQKKEDFDIETRFGTFRMRAYLQTTNKQVHIALTKGTWNAGDTVVTRINTTQVNNDILGTLTNDNDKKLEDIFRKINEAEKGAIIFINQEVKSLELLDRIAELKVLQSAGEMKAPQIKMDAKDFGIGAQILHDLDITKIKLLSNGSAPTKRVGMIGYGLEIMEYINY, from the coding sequence ATGTCAAAGAACATACAACTAAACACTATAGAAGAAGCTATTGAAGACATCCGTCAAGGGAAAGTAATCATAGTAGTAGACGATGAAGACAGAGAAAACGAAGGTGACTTTTTAGCTGCGGCTGAAAAAGTAACACCCGAAATGATAAACTTTATGGCAACTCACGGTAGAGGACTTATTTGTGCTCCTTTAACCGAATCGCGTTGTAAAGAACTTGAGCTTCATGCTATGGTGCGTAACAATACAGACCACATGGAAACTGCTTTTACAGTTTCTGTCGATTTAAAAGGGAAAGGTGTAAGTACAGGAATATCAGCTTCTGACCGCGCATTAACCATACAAGCTTTAATTGATACAGAAACAAAACCATACGATTTAGCACGTCCAGGACATATATTCCCATTAATTGCCAAACAAGGCGGTGTATTAAGAAGAACAGGACACACTGAAGCAGCTATCGACTTTGCACGTTTAGCAGGTTTTAAACCAGCTGGTGTGATTGTTGAAATCATGAACGAAGACGGAACCATGGCACGTTTACCGGAATTGGTAGAAGTAGCTAAAAAGTTTGACTTAAAACTAGTTTCTATCGAAGACTTAGTGGCTTATAGAATGCAACACGACAGTTTAATTCAAAAGAAAGAAGATTTTGATATTGAAACGCGTTTTGGAACCTTCAGAATGCGTGCCTATTTACAAACTACCAACAAACAAGTTCACATTGCATTAACAAAAGGAACTTGGAATGCTGGCGATACCGTAGTTACAAGAATTAATACCACCCAAGTAAACAACGATATATTAGGTACTTTAACCAACGATAACGACAAAAAGCTTGAAGATATCTTCAGAAAAATTAATGAAGCGGAAAAAGGTGCTATCATTTTTATTAACCAAGAAGTAAAATCATTAGAGTTACTAGATCGTATCGCTGAATTAAAAGTATTACAAAGCGCTGGCGAAATGAAAGCGCCTCAAATTAAAATGGATGCTAAAGATTTTGGAATTGGCGCACAAATATTACACGACCTAGACATCACAAAAATCAAATTACTTTCTAACGGCTCTGCTCCTACCAAACGTGTTGGAATGATTGGCTACGGTTTAGAAATTATGGAATATATAAATTACTAA